CCGGTGTTATTTGAATTAGACTTAGATCCTATTCGTGAGCTTGGCTTACCGGTGCCTGAAGAGTTGAGTAAATTCCCTGCAGTGCAACGTGATTTGGCCTTGGTTGTTAAGCAAAGCGTTTCTGCGCAGTCCCTGTTAGATGTTATGGCTGCTAGCAAGCAAAATTTTGTGCGCAATATTGAACTCTTTGATGAATTCAAGCCTAAGGCTGGATCAAGCAGCATGGCAGATGATGAGAAGAGCTTGGCTTTCCGAGTAACCCTCTTAAACCCTAATGAGACATTGCAGGATCCCCAAATTGATGCAGTAATGGCTGCTTTATTGGGCGCAGTTGAGAAAAAGTGCGCGGCCCGTTTGCGCTAGGTTTAATATTAGGCATAAATCAAATAATTAATTAGTTACCAAAGAGACAAGCAATGACTGAATTGATTTCTAACGACACCGTTACCAAGAATGAGCTATCCGAAGCTCTTTTTGATCAAGTTGGACTAAATAAGCGCGAAGCAAAAGATATGATCGATGCCTTTTTTGATCGTGTTGGTCAATCTCTTGAAGCAGGCGTAGAAGTAAAGATCTCCGGTTTTGGTAATTTCCAGTTGCGCAATAAATCGGCTCGTCCTGGCCGAAATCCAAAGACAGGTCAAATGATTCCGATTGCAGCTAGACGCGTAGTTACATTTCACGCAAGTCAAAAGCTTAAAGATGTAGTGGAGTCACATGCTCGAGAAAACCGAGTTTGATGCTAGCTCAGCGCTGCTGAGCTCTCAACTTCCCCCGATACCAGCAAAGCGCTATTTCACCATTGGTGAGGTAGCTGATCTTTGTGGTGTGCGCTCTCACGTACTGCGTTATTGGGAGCAGGAGTTTGCTCAACTCAGCCCACAGAAACGCCGTGGTAACCGTCGTTACTACCAGCACCATGAAGTGGTCTTGATCAGAAAGATTCGCTCTCTCCTCTATGAAGAGGGCTTTACGATTAGCGGTGCTCGCAATCGCCTTGAAGAGGCTCGTGGCGATCTCCGTCTGCGTGAAGAATTGCAAGCGGTTCTGCAGATTCTCTCTAAATAGTTACTGCTACAATTTTAATTTCGTCGGGGCGTAGCGCAGCCTGGTAGCGTACATGCATGGGGTGCATGTGGTCGGAGGTTCAAATCCTCTCGCCCCGACCATTCAAACTAATCCCACTATCTCAAAGCACCATCTCTATGACAAGCGATACAAAACCCGTTGAATACTTTGGTCTCAAAATTCCTTTTTTGGCGCATTTGGGCGTAGTTCCTGAGTATGCGAAAGAGGGCAAGTCCCGTATTAGTCTTGACCTTAAGCCTGAGTATGAGAACAGCTTTGGTATTGCCCATGGCGGCGTCATCATGACACTCCTGGATTTTGCAATGGGGGCAGCAGCTAGGAGCATTTCCGAGGTTCCCTTGGGTGCTATGACAATTGATATGTCAGTCAGTTTCCTGCGTCCCAGCACCGGCAAAATCGTGGTGGAGGGCACCATCCTCAAGCCAGGAAAGACGATTAACTACTGCGAAGCTGTGGTTTTGAATGAAGCGGGGGAGATAACCGCTAAATCCAGCGGTACATTTATGCTCAGAGAATCAAAAACAGTTTAATTAAATATAATATTTATAAAGATTATGTCTTTTATTAACCTGAGCTGATATAGCCCTAATAAATATAGTTAATTATTCCGAATAATATATATTGCCTGATTGATTAATGTATATATAATCATCATCTAATATGGCTTATATCAGCCCTATAAAACAACCCATTATTCGGAGAGTGAAAAGAATATGTCTTCTTATAAAGAGCTTTTAGCCCAACGCGAGCAGTTGGATAAACAGATTAAAGAAGCAATTGCCCATGAAAAGGCTGATGGCATTGCCAAGGCCAAAGTGATTATTGAGCAATATGGCTTAACTGCATCCGATCTATTTAGCCGCAAAGCCGGCGTAAAGAGCGCTGGCGGTAAAGTGGCTCCTAAATACCGCAATCCTTCAACAGGCGAAACCTGGACTGGTAGAGGTAAGGCGCCAAAGTGGATTGAAGGCAGAGATCGTAGTAGCTACTTGATCTAAGTGCTTGTTTTTATTAAGTTTTAGTACCAAAGGCCGCTGATAGCGGCCTTTTCTTTTACTCCTTTCTCAATCTGAATTGCCCTCTAAGCGCACTTCCTAGCCAAAGCTTCTACAAATAGGGGCTCAAGTAACTCATGCCGACTACCATGAGGCCAGTTTCCCTCAGCCTCTGGATTAGTTGCGGGGTAGCCAATAATGAGAGGATTGAGGTCAATTAAGCCGTTTTCAAGCTCCTGTTTAATGCTTTCACTCAAGGGATGCTTACCGCCAGAGTTCTCGTCTGCCAGTGCAACCACACCAGGGTGCAGTTTGATAAAACCTTCATCTACTAGAATAGGTATGCGCTGTGTGTCCTTGTTTTTGCTAAAATAATGGATTAAATGGACTTGCTCTACAGGTGGAATAAGAGCATCCAAAAAGATCAAATCGGGGGCAATGGAAACAGCCTTCATTAAGCCCTCCAGGCTATCTACTGCCATTTCCATATCTACTTTGAGCTGCCAATCAGCAATAGACTCTAATAATTCTTGGCCATTCTCAGACCTTCTAAATATCCCCATGGCTACACAGTTTTGAGTGGTCTTTTGACGCATAGCCCTTTTTCTGCGCTGTAATTGCTGTTCTAAGGAGCTGGCCAATATACGTCTGTGGCCGCCACGGGTTTTCCAGGCAATGAGTTCGCCCAATTCCACCATTTTTTGAACGGTGCCTAGGGAAACCTGTAAAACCTTGGCGCTTTGGCGAGTACTGAGATATTCCGTTTCTGGGGTAATTGATTTCATATTTCCCTTAATTTCATTTAATTGTTTGAAGATTTAGAGAATAAAAATCAAATTCATTTGAATCTGTCGGTAAAACTTTAAAGCGGGGTAGGAAAGTTCTTATTAATTCTCATTTATAGGGAGATACCCCAAAATTCCTTGAAATCAGGGAAAGCCCTTTATGTATCAATGGTCATTCGTGTTAAATTACACCTGTAGTACCAGTATTCGCACAGATCAATTCGCTAAACGGTAGAGCCGTGCAACGAATGGTTTTAACCACAGTTTTTATTCGGGAAACCCGATGAAAGGTGAGCATCATGATGCAGGATCAAAGAGATAACTCCTATCTCTTCGGCGGAAACGCACCCTACGTAGAGGAACTCTACGAATCCTACTTGCACGATCCAGCTTCCGTAGCTGATCATTGGCGAGATTATTTCGATAACGTGAAACAGGTTCCTGCGGTTGACGGTTCATCTCGAACTGACATTGCCCATGCACCTATTGTTGCTTCATTTGCTGAGCGCGCTAAGCAAGGTCCAATCAGAACGATTTCTGATTCGGCTGACTCAGAGATGGGCCGCAAACGCGTTGCTGTTCAGCAGTTAATTGCCGCATACCGTAACGTGGGCAATCGCTGGGCAAACTTAGATCCATTAAAGCGGACAGAGCGCCAGGATATTCCTGAGTTAGATCCCGCTTTCTATGGCTTTACTGATGGCGATATGGATATCGTTTTCAATACAAGTAATACATTCTTCGGTAGAAACGAAATGTCCCTGCGCGATTTGCTCCAAGCATTGCGCGAGACATACTGCGGCACGATCGGTGTCGAGTTTATGTTTATTGCCGACCAAAAGATTAAGAAGTGGTGGCAGGAAAAATTAGAGTCTATTCGCTCAACCCCACAATTTAACGTGGATGAGAAGCGTCAAATCTTGGATCGCGTAACTGCTGCTGAAGGCTTAGAGCGTTACCTCCAAGCTAAATATGTTGGTCAAAAGCGCTTCTCCCTAGAGGGCGGCGAAAGCTTTATTGCCTGCATGGATGAGTTGGTTCGTGATTCAGGTAATAAAGGCATTCAGGAAATCGTGATTGGTATGGCTCACCGTGGTCGTCTCAATGTATTGGTCAACACCTTGGGCAAAATGCCTAAGGACTTGTTTGCTGAGTTTGAGCACAAGGGACCAGAAACATTGCCTGCGGGTGACGTTAAATACCACCAAGGTTTCTCAAGCGATATTTCTACTCCCGGCGGTCCGGTTCACTTGTCATTGGCATTTAACCCATCCCATTTAGAGATCGTTAACCCAGTAGTTGAGGGTTCTGCACGTGCTCGTATGGAGCGTCGTGGCGATATGTTGGGTATGCAAGTGATGCCAGTATTGGTTCACGGTGATGCTGCGATTGCAGGTCAGGGCGTGATGCAAGAAACATTGGCGATGTCAGAAGTTCGTGGTTATTCCACGGGCGGCACAATGCATATCGTGATTAACAACCAGATTGGTTTCACGACCTCAGATCCACGTGACTTGCGTTCGAGCTTGTATTGCACGGACATCATGAAGATTGTGGATGCCCCGGTATTGCACGTGAACGGCGACGATCCTGAAGCGGTAGTGTTGGCGACTAAGTTGGCTGTTGAGTTCCGCATGAAGTTTCATAAGGACGTTGCAGTTGACATCATCTGCTTCCGTAAATTGGGTCACAACGAGCAAGATACGCCTGCAATGACTCAGCCTTTGATGTACAAAATCATTGCCGCACATCCTGGCACACGTAAGCTCTATGCCGACAAACTAGAGGCTCAAGGCGTATTGCCTGCCGGTACTGGTGACCTCATGGTTAAAGAGTACCGCGCTGCAATGGATGAGGGTAAGCAAACCTCCGATCCAGTGTTGAGCAACTTCAAAGGTAAGTTTGCGGTAGATTGGTCTCCGTTCTTAAATAAGAAGTGGACCGATGAAGCCGATACAGCGATTCCATTAACAGAGTGGAAGCGTTTGGCTGAGAAGATTTCTACTATTCCCGAAGGTTTCAAGGCTCATCCATTGGTTGCTAAGGTCTATAACGATCGTGCCGCTATGGGTCGCGGTGAGGTGAACGTGGATTGGGGTATGGGCGAGCATATGGCTTTCGCATCCCTGGTGGCTAGCGGCTACCCAGTGCGTTTATCTGGCGAAGATAGCGGACGTGGAACCTTTACCCACCGTCATGCGGTATTACATGAGCAAAACCGTGAGAAGTGGGATACCGGTACTTATGTCGCTCTTCAGCATGTCACTAAAGATCAAGCGCCGTTTGTGGTGATTGACTCGATTCTTTCTGAAGAGGCTGTCCTGGGTTTTGAATACGGCTATGCCGCTGCAGAACCAAACACCTTAACAATTTGGGAAGCGCAATTCGGTGACTTCGCTAACGGCGCTCAAGTAGTGATTGACCAGTTCATCGCCTCAGGTGAAGTGAAGTGGGGTCGTGCGAATGGTTTGGTCATGATGTTGCCGCATGGTTACGAAGGTCAAGGCCCAGAGCATTCCTCTGCACGTCTTGAGCGCTTTATGCAGTTATGTGCCGACACGAATATGCAGGTGATTCAGCCGACTACTGCGGCGCAGATCTTCCACGTATTGCGTCGTCAAATGATTCGTCAGTTCCGTAAGCCGCTGATCTTGATGACTCCTAAATCATTGTTGCGTAACAAAGAGGCTGCATCACCTTTATCTGAATTTACTAAAGGCGGTTTCCAAACCATCATTGGTGAGCGTGATGATTCTATCGATGCGAAGCAAGTTACTCGTTTAGTCATGTGTTCTGGCAAGGTCTATTACGACTTAGTTAAGCAGCGCGCTGAGAAGAAGATTGCTGATGTAGCGATCATTCGCTTAGAGCAGTTGTATCCATTCCCGCACAAAGCATTGACTGCTGAGTTGAAGAAATATCCGAAATTGGAAGACGTGGTGTGGTGTCAAGATGAGCCGCAAAACCAAGGTGCTTGGTTCTTTGTCCAGCACAACATCTTGGAAAACATGTCTGATGGCATGAAGTTGGGCTACGCAGGCCGTCCTGCATCAGCATCTCCAGCTTGTGGTTATGCCCATCTCCACCAAGAACAGCAGAAGTCTCTACTGAATGCGGCATTTGCCAAACTCAAAGGTTACGTGATCACGAAATAATCGTCTTCATAACTCAACATACACACATACATATAAACAGGATTAATCATGGCTATTTTCGAAGTTAAAGTTCCACAACTCTCCGAGTCAGTTGCTGAAGCAACTTTGTTGCAATGGAAAAAGAAGGTTGGTGACGCTGTTGGTCAAGACGAGATCTTGATCGAAATCGAAACAGACAAAGTTGTTCTCGAAGTTCCAGCGCCTTCCGCTGGTGTTTTGACACAAATCGTTGTTGCTGACGGTGGTACTGTTGTTGCTGAGCAATTGATTGCAAAGATTGATAGCACTGCTGTTGCCGCTGCCGCACCTGCACCTGCCGCTGCTCCTGCAGCAGCACCAGCAAAGGCAGCTGCTCCTGCCGCTAAAGCTGGCGCAGCTGCCGCTCCTTCCGCTGCAAAAATTCTTGCAGAGAAGGGTGTCGACGCTGGTCAAGTTGCTGGTTCAGGACGTGATGGTCGTATCACTAAGGGTGATGCATTGAATGCTTCTGCAGGCGGTACTAAATCTGCTGCATTGCCAAGCGCGCCAGTTCCAATGGGTGATCGCCCAGAAGAGCGTGTACCAATGAGCCGTTTGCGTGCTCGTATTGCTGAGCGTTTGCTTGAGTCCCAAGCTAACAACGCTATTTTGACTACATTTAATGAAGTCAACATGGCGCCAGTAATCGCTATGCGTAATAAGTACAAAGATCAGTTTGAAAAAGTCCATGGCGTGAAGTTGGGCTTCATGTCTTTCTTTGTGAAAGCAGCTACGCATGCTTTGAAGAAATTCCCACTCTTGAATGCTTCAGTTGATGGCAATGACATCGTTTACCACGGTTACTTTGATATCGGTATTGCAGTAAGCTCACCACGTGGCTTGGTAGTTCCGATTTTGCGTGACGTTGACCAAATGAATTTGGCTGACATTGAGAAGAAAATTGCTGAATTCGGTGCCAAGGCTCGCGATGGCAAATTGTCGATTGAAGAGTTGACTGGCGGTACATTCTCCATCTCTAACGGCGGCGTATTCGGATCGATGTTGTCTACCCCGATCATCAACC
This is a stretch of genomic DNA from Polynucleobacter sp. JS-JIR-II-b4. It encodes these proteins:
- a CDS encoding integration host factor subunit alpha, with protein sequence MTELISNDTVTKNELSEALFDQVGLNKREAKDMIDAFFDRVGQSLEAGVEVKISGFGNFQLRNKSARPGRNPKTGQMIPIAARRVVTFHASQKLKDVVESHARENRV
- a CDS encoding MerR family transcriptional regulator, whose product is MLEKTEFDASSALLSSQLPPIPAKRYFTIGEVADLCGVRSHVLRYWEQEFAQLSPQKRRGNRRYYQHHEVVLIRKIRSLLYEEGFTISGARNRLEEARGDLRLREELQAVLQILSK
- a CDS encoding PaaI family thioesterase, translated to MTSDTKPVEYFGLKIPFLAHLGVVPEYAKEGKSRISLDLKPEYENSFGIAHGGVIMTLLDFAMGAAARSISEVPLGAMTIDMSVSFLRPSTGKIVVEGTILKPGKTINYCEAVVLNEAGEITAKSSGTFMLRESKTV
- a CDS encoding H-NS family nucleoid-associated regulatory protein; translated protein: MSSYKELLAQREQLDKQIKEAIAHEKADGIAKAKVIIEQYGLTASDLFSRKAGVKSAGGKVAPKYRNPSTGETWTGRGKAPKWIEGRDRSSYLI
- a CDS encoding excisionase family DNA-binding protein; translated protein: MKSITPETEYLSTRQSAKVLQVSLGTVQKMVELGELIAWKTRGGHRRILASSLEQQLQRRKRAMRQKTTQNCVAMGIFRRSENGQELLESIADWQLKVDMEMAVDSLEGLMKAVSIAPDLIFLDALIPPVEQVHLIHYFSKNKDTQRIPILVDEGFIKLHPGVVALADENSGGKHPLSESIKQELENGLIDLNPLIIGYPATNPEAEGNWPHGSRHELLEPLFVEALARKCA
- a CDS encoding 2-oxoglutarate dehydrogenase E1 component — encoded protein: MMQDQRDNSYLFGGNAPYVEELYESYLHDPASVADHWRDYFDNVKQVPAVDGSSRTDIAHAPIVASFAERAKQGPIRTISDSADSEMGRKRVAVQQLIAAYRNVGNRWANLDPLKRTERQDIPELDPAFYGFTDGDMDIVFNTSNTFFGRNEMSLRDLLQALRETYCGTIGVEFMFIADQKIKKWWQEKLESIRSTPQFNVDEKRQILDRVTAAEGLERYLQAKYVGQKRFSLEGGESFIACMDELVRDSGNKGIQEIVIGMAHRGRLNVLVNTLGKMPKDLFAEFEHKGPETLPAGDVKYHQGFSSDISTPGGPVHLSLAFNPSHLEIVNPVVEGSARARMERRGDMLGMQVMPVLVHGDAAIAGQGVMQETLAMSEVRGYSTGGTMHIVINNQIGFTTSDPRDLRSSLYCTDIMKIVDAPVLHVNGDDPEAVVLATKLAVEFRMKFHKDVAVDIICFRKLGHNEQDTPAMTQPLMYKIIAAHPGTRKLYADKLEAQGVLPAGTGDLMVKEYRAAMDEGKQTSDPVLSNFKGKFAVDWSPFLNKKWTDEADTAIPLTEWKRLAEKISTIPEGFKAHPLVAKVYNDRAAMGRGEVNVDWGMGEHMAFASLVASGYPVRLSGEDSGRGTFTHRHAVLHEQNREKWDTGTYVALQHVTKDQAPFVVIDSILSEEAVLGFEYGYAAAEPNTLTIWEAQFGDFANGAQVVIDQFIASGEVKWGRANGLVMMLPHGYEGQGPEHSSARLERFMQLCADTNMQVIQPTTAAQIFHVLRRQMIRQFRKPLILMTPKSLLRNKEAASPLSEFTKGGFQTIIGERDDSIDAKQVTRLVMCSGKVYYDLVKQRAEKKIADVAIIRLEQLYPFPHKALTAELKKYPKLEDVVWCQDEPQNQGAWFFVQHNILENMSDGMKLGYAGRPASASPACGYAHLHQEQQKSLLNAAFAKLKGYVITK
- the odhB gene encoding 2-oxoglutarate dehydrogenase complex dihydrolipoyllysine-residue succinyltransferase codes for the protein MAIFEVKVPQLSESVAEATLLQWKKKVGDAVGQDEILIEIETDKVVLEVPAPSAGVLTQIVVADGGTVVAEQLIAKIDSTAVAAAAPAPAAAPAAAPAKAAAPAAKAGAAAAPSAAKILAEKGVDAGQVAGSGRDGRITKGDALNASAGGTKSAALPSAPVPMGDRPEERVPMSRLRARIAERLLESQANNAILTTFNEVNMAPVIAMRNKYKDQFEKVHGVKLGFMSFFVKAATHALKKFPLLNASVDGNDIVYHGYFDIGIAVSSPRGLVVPILRDVDQMNLADIEKKIAEFGAKARDGKLSIEELTGGTFSISNGGVFGSMLSTPIINPPQSAILGIHATKDRAVVENGQVVVRPINYLALSYDHRIIDGREAVLGLVAMKDALEDPSRLLLDL